A single Phytohabitans houttuyneae DNA region contains:
- a CDS encoding FadR/GntR family transcriptional regulator: MTAAARPVAGVSVPPAWTRRPANLATAVTSELVERIVRGVHPSGSSLPPEPVLCETFSVSRTVVREAVKVLQEKGLVQVRQGTGTVVNPPAMWNMLDELVLGAAIADDESLAILDDLVVTRRVLESDMANVAARLADDAAIQQLRALVDRMDELVDDTDSYHEHDRAFHDTVMQASGNRIARAVVRALESQVVNTARYMGRTERALCVASNKGHRRIYERIAARDPDGAAQAMFTHITEAWVVRRSGPGEPTRLQR; encoded by the coding sequence ATGACGGCAGCAGCACGGCCGGTCGCGGGCGTTTCCGTTCCGCCCGCTTGGACCAGGCGGCCGGCCAACCTCGCCACGGCGGTGACGAGCGAGCTCGTGGAGCGCATCGTCCGCGGAGTCCATCCCTCGGGGTCATCGCTGCCGCCGGAGCCGGTGCTCTGCGAGACCTTCTCGGTGAGCCGCACGGTCGTCCGGGAGGCGGTGAAGGTCCTCCAGGAAAAGGGACTGGTCCAGGTGCGCCAGGGCACTGGCACCGTCGTCAACCCGCCGGCGATGTGGAACATGCTGGACGAGCTCGTTCTGGGCGCCGCCATCGCCGACGACGAAAGCCTCGCGATCCTCGACGACCTTGTCGTGACCCGCCGCGTGCTGGAGTCCGACATGGCAAACGTGGCCGCCCGCCTGGCCGACGACGCGGCGATCCAGCAGCTGCGCGCCCTGGTCGACCGGATGGACGAGCTCGTCGACGACACCGACTCGTACCACGAGCACGACCGCGCCTTCCACGACACCGTCATGCAGGCGTCCGGCAACCGCATCGCACGAGCCGTCGTGCGCGCCCTGGAGAGCCAGGTCGTCAACACCGCCCGGTACATGGGCCGGACCGAGCGCGCCCTGTGCGTGGCGTCCAACAAGGGGCATCGGCGCATCTACGAGCGCATCGCCGCCCGCGACCCCGACGGCGCGGCCCAAGCGATGTTCACTCACATCACCGAGGCGTGGGTGGTGCGCCGCAGCGGGCCGGGCGAGCCGACCCGGCTGCAGCGCTAG
- a CDS encoding ABC transporter substrate-binding protein, translating to MKQRALWSVVLVAGLALAGCGSASDSDSSPGGSDGKLVVWDWKSGDVSAASYIEKAKADFAKKHSGVTVEFVAQPFEQYYTLLGAAIQAGKGPDVMLFNGGGQIRDRVDALLPLDEYIGDDKQRLAGWEAFTKDSKTYAGPVTLQGHPIYYNKSLYQKAGLDPERPATTWSEFVANCEKIAKATKAKCFAQGNKEGIGIQFFLSGLGSGILSPQEYDDWIAGKRNWNSPAVKRVFALWKEVNDKGLNNEGANSTAMFNDAFAVFQSSKAAHVIGLMSDIGHWKDFAEFLEAGNVGVMKAPVVTAGTTPSLPYDGGIGYAVAKWTKDPKVAADLVRSLTSTEALKAFYADAGAIASDKTIDVSTAGPAVSTIVSDLDGGKPALHVALSSKTIELMGRLSQQLLSGSVTVDKAVEQLAASDQAG from the coding sequence ATGAAGCAGCGAGCACTGTGGTCGGTGGTCCTGGTCGCGGGGCTGGCCTTGGCCGGCTGCGGTAGCGCCTCAGACTCGGACTCCTCGCCTGGTGGCTCGGACGGCAAGCTCGTCGTCTGGGACTGGAAGTCGGGCGACGTGTCCGCGGCCTCATACATCGAGAAGGCGAAGGCCGACTTCGCCAAGAAGCATTCCGGCGTGACGGTCGAGTTCGTCGCGCAGCCCTTCGAGCAGTACTACACGCTGCTCGGTGCGGCGATCCAGGCCGGCAAGGGGCCGGACGTCATGCTCTTCAACGGCGGCGGGCAGATCCGCGACAGGGTGGACGCGCTCCTGCCGCTTGACGAGTACATCGGCGATGACAAGCAACGGCTGGCCGGGTGGGAAGCCTTCACCAAGGACAGCAAGACGTACGCCGGCCCGGTGACCCTGCAAGGCCACCCGATCTACTACAACAAGTCGCTCTACCAGAAGGCGGGACTGGATCCCGAGCGCCCGGCCACCACCTGGAGCGAGTTCGTCGCCAACTGCGAGAAGATCGCGAAGGCGACCAAGGCCAAGTGCTTCGCACAGGGAAACAAGGAAGGCATCGGCATCCAGTTCTTCCTGTCCGGCCTCGGCTCGGGAATCCTCTCGCCGCAGGAGTACGACGACTGGATCGCCGGCAAGCGCAACTGGAACTCACCGGCCGTCAAACGCGTCTTCGCGCTCTGGAAAGAGGTAAACGACAAGGGTTTGAACAACGAAGGCGCCAACTCGACGGCGATGTTCAACGACGCGTTCGCGGTGTTCCAGTCCAGCAAGGCCGCACACGTCATCGGGCTGATGTCCGACATCGGGCACTGGAAGGACTTCGCTGAGTTTCTTGAGGCCGGCAACGTCGGCGTCATGAAGGCGCCGGTCGTGACGGCCGGGACCACGCCGAGCCTTCCCTACGACGGCGGCATCGGCTACGCGGTCGCGAAGTGGACCAAGGATCCGAAGGTCGCCGCCGACCTCGTGCGGTCGCTCACGTCCACGGAGGCACTGAAGGCGTTCTACGCCGACGCGGGCGCCATCGCCTCCGACAAGACGATCGACGTGTCGACAGCCGGACCGGCCGTCTCCACCATCGTGTCCGATCTCGACGGTGGAAAGCCGGCTCTGCACGTGGCCCTTTCCTCCAAGACGATCGAACTGATGGGCCGCCTGTCCCAGCAGCTGCTCAGCGGATCGGTCACCGTCGACAAGGCGGTGGAACAGCTGGCCGCGTCCGACCAGGCGGGTTGA
- a CDS encoding carbohydrate ABC transporter permease, translating into MPVSSSSSVRLAEAGRTDGTASAARAATSRRRPRDGRRAERLAPYVLVAPALLIIVVLRLWPLALGVNFSFTGDGDRNGTSVGFDNYSELLQDPLFRTALRNVGLLVLLLPIAVAIPGLLATFIYLRVPGHRVFRSVYFFPAVLSPVIVGAIFNLLLAFDGPLNTVLGGVGIQPVDWLGNPDVAIFAVVGVHIWATFGMALVVFLAGFATLDAALMDAARVDGASLPQTIWHVIIPGLSRTIQFVFVTTMIGMLTSMFGLLYIMTSGGPEGSTYLPEYYIWFQQGHMNRPALASAASTALFVIMLVVGLLQVSLLRRAGRET; encoded by the coding sequence GTGCCGGTAAGCAGTTCATCGTCGGTCCGCCTCGCCGAGGCGGGGCGGACCGACGGGACGGCGTCGGCGGCGCGGGCGGCGACGAGCCGCCGCCGGCCCCGGGACGGCCGGCGCGCCGAACGCCTGGCTCCCTACGTCCTCGTCGCTCCGGCCCTACTCATCATCGTGGTGTTGCGGCTGTGGCCGCTGGCCCTGGGCGTCAACTTCTCCTTCACCGGCGACGGCGACCGCAACGGCACGAGCGTCGGGTTCGACAACTACTCCGAACTCCTGCAGGACCCGCTGTTTCGCACCGCGCTGCGCAACGTCGGACTGCTGGTCCTGCTGCTACCCATCGCCGTCGCGATCCCCGGGCTGCTCGCCACGTTCATCTACCTGCGCGTGCCCGGACACCGCGTCTTCCGGAGCGTCTACTTCTTCCCGGCCGTGCTGTCCCCGGTCATCGTCGGCGCCATCTTCAACCTGCTGCTCGCCTTCGACGGCCCGCTGAACACGGTGCTCGGCGGCGTCGGCATCCAGCCCGTCGACTGGCTGGGCAACCCGGATGTGGCCATCTTCGCCGTCGTCGGCGTGCACATCTGGGCGACGTTCGGCATGGCGCTGGTGGTGTTCCTTGCCGGGTTCGCGACGCTGGACGCCGCGCTGATGGACGCCGCCCGCGTCGACGGCGCCTCGCTGCCGCAGACGATCTGGCACGTCATCATCCCCGGCCTGTCCCGCACGATCCAGTTCGTCTTCGTCACCACGATGATCGGGATGCTCACCTCGATGTTCGGGCTGCTCTACATCATGACCAGCGGTGGACCGGAAGGGTCGACCTACCTGCCGGAGTACTACATCTGGTTCCAGCAGGGACATATGAACCGCCCCGCGCTGGCCTCGGCCGCGTCCACCGCGCTGTTCGTGATCATGCTGGTGGTGGGTCTGCTGCAGGTCAGCCTGCTGCGCCGCGCGGGAAGGGAAACCTGA
- a CDS encoding carbohydrate ABC transporter permease, which produces MPRARLGRWLVALPMAVLALATIYPLMFTANVAMKTRREYILDRFSLTSTLHWENLTTAWNSVGMARYFLNSVIVVTCAVVLLLLIGSMAGFALSQLRFRGSSALFLVCLAALFIPFQVIMVPLARIMADIGLIDTYPGLILAYVAQFLPFTVFLMTTYYRAVPAEIIDAARIDGNSPYGVYRRIMLPIGAPALLSVGILNALFCWNDVLISLLMMPSADHRTLMVGVTSLRGQYSDDIPTFAAGVLIAAVPVLVTYLFLQRQIADGVTAGSTKG; this is translated from the coding sequence ATGCCCCGCGCACGCCTGGGCCGGTGGCTCGTCGCGCTGCCGATGGCGGTCCTCGCCCTGGCCACGATCTACCCGCTGATGTTCACCGCCAACGTCGCCATGAAGACCCGCCGCGAGTACATCCTCGACCGGTTCTCCCTGACGAGCACGCTGCACTGGGAAAACCTCACCACGGCGTGGAACAGCGTCGGCATGGCGCGGTACTTCCTCAACTCGGTCATCGTGGTCACCTGCGCCGTGGTCCTGCTGCTGCTCATCGGCTCCATGGCCGGGTTCGCGCTGAGCCAGCTGCGCTTCCGCGGCTCGTCGGCGCTGTTTCTGGTGTGCCTCGCGGCGCTGTTCATCCCGTTCCAAGTGATCATGGTGCCGCTGGCCAGGATCATGGCGGACATCGGCCTGATCGACACCTACCCCGGGCTGATCCTCGCCTACGTCGCGCAGTTCCTGCCGTTCACCGTCTTCTTGATGACCACCTACTACCGGGCGGTGCCGGCGGAGATCATCGACGCGGCCCGGATCGACGGAAACTCGCCGTACGGCGTCTACCGGCGCATCATGCTGCCGATCGGTGCGCCCGCGCTGCTCTCGGTGGGCATCCTCAACGCGCTGTTCTGCTGGAACGACGTGCTCATCTCGCTGCTCATGATGCCGTCGGCCGACCATCGCACGCTCATGGTTGGCGTGACCTCACTGCGGGGCCAGTACTCCGACGACATCCCCACCTTCGCGGCCGGCGTCCTCATCGCCGCGGTGCCGGTCCTGGTGACCTACCTGTTCCTGCAGCGACAGATCGCCGACGGTGTGACCGCCGGCTCGACGAAGGGCTGA
- a CDS encoding mandelate racemase/muconate lactonizing enzyme family protein — protein sequence MRITGYRTLRTAQRWGRPVGDANGVFPDGVMPVPIILVDTDEGITGVGMGPHVEADAVFAAIDGQDPRGVVALYDRMLRHTFKAGHAGVVFGTIGAFDTALWDIKAQAAGEPLWRLLGGSDRTVHAYASGLDIALTDDELVAAYEAYGQLGLRAAKLKGGLDIERDRHRLTLVRDVLTHAARGMRPGLMLDANESWTRKQAVRHVCELERTIDLTWIEEPVRRWDADGLAAVSRGVRASVASGENLTGLEQFAPLLAAGGLDIVQTAAVWGVTHFLRVAALAHAHDLPVSPIGNTPVALLHAATSVPNHLASELQDLRAPVGLHLDLHVEDGAFILGDSPGLGIRVDEGVIAAAQDGRSTAPTGPHVRPEQAGRRLLAVSERDGRQPQPHPVDVRQAPAAAETSQVA from the coding sequence ATGCGGATCACCGGATACCGGACCCTGAGGACGGCACAGCGGTGGGGGCGACCCGTCGGTGACGCCAACGGTGTCTTCCCCGATGGCGTCATGCCGGTGCCGATCATCCTCGTCGACACCGACGAAGGGATCACCGGAGTCGGCATGGGGCCGCACGTGGAAGCCGACGCCGTCTTCGCCGCCATCGACGGTCAGGACCCGCGCGGGGTGGTGGCGCTTTACGACCGCATGCTGCGGCACACGTTCAAGGCCGGCCACGCCGGCGTCGTGTTCGGCACGATCGGTGCCTTCGACACGGCGCTGTGGGACATCAAGGCGCAGGCGGCGGGCGAACCGTTGTGGCGGCTGCTCGGCGGCAGCGACCGCACCGTGCACGCCTACGCGTCCGGCCTGGACATCGCCCTCACCGACGACGAGCTCGTCGCCGCCTACGAGGCGTACGGGCAGCTGGGGCTGCGCGCGGCCAAGCTCAAAGGTGGCCTGGACATCGAGCGCGACCGCCACCGGCTGACGCTCGTGCGGGACGTGCTGACCCACGCGGCGCGCGGTATGCGCCCCGGACTGATGCTGGACGCGAACGAGTCCTGGACCCGCAAACAGGCCGTCCGCCACGTCTGCGAACTCGAGCGCACGATCGACCTGACCTGGATCGAGGAGCCGGTGCGGCGGTGGGACGCCGACGGCCTCGCCGCGGTCAGCCGCGGCGTACGCGCGTCGGTCGCCAGCGGGGAAAACCTGACCGGACTCGAACAGTTCGCCCCGCTGCTCGCCGCCGGCGGCCTGGACATCGTCCAGACGGCGGCGGTCTGGGGAGTCACCCACTTCCTGCGCGTCGCCGCCCTTGCCCACGCCCACGACCTGCCCGTCAGTCCGATCGGCAACACGCCCGTCGCGCTCCTGCACGCCGCGACGTCCGTGCCCAACCACCTCGCCAGCGAACTGCAGGATCTGCGCGCCCCCGTCGGGCTGCACCTGGACCTGCACGTGGAGGACGGCGCGTTCATCCTCGGAGACTCGCCGGGGCTCGGCATCCGGGTCGACGAAGGCGTGATAGCCGCCGCGCAGGACGGCCGGTCGACGGCGCCCACCGGACCCCACGTGCGACCTGAGCAGGCCGGCCGGCGGCTGCTCGCAGTCAGCGAGCGCGACGGGCGTCAGCCGCAGCCGCATCCCGTCGACGTCCGTCAGGCACCGGCGGCCGCCGAGACATCGCAGGTCGCCTAG